In Leptodesmis sichuanensis A121, the following are encoded in one genomic region:
- a CDS encoding DUF1254 domain-containing protein encodes MQRNQCPESVYFACNVDLKKDGPTVVEIPPQVLGMANDAYFRYIVDFGMAGPDQGRGGKYLLLPPDYDGDVPEGYFVAQSRTYRVWVMARASQTISGMGEQALQWYGDHCAVYPFKDGYRRPNVMNCGSMFADTTHPHDLQYFVNLDKVIQYEPTAAFAPEQLGLLRSLGIEKGKTFDPDERMKQILDTAAKTGLGMARAIAYQSREPEARVYPDRHWEYVFIGGSHEFLRNGARNLDARTLFHFTAICVTPAMVDKVVGVGSQYMSAYKDADGEYLDGGKNYQLHLPPNIPVNNFWSVTLYDPGTRSLLQTDQRKPSVNSFDQPEQNPDGSYDLYFGPSAPAGKERNWVQTVPGKGWFTYIRLYGPLEPFFEQTWKPDDIVKI; translated from the coding sequence ATCCAACGGAACCAGTGCCCGGAAAGCGTTTATTTCGCTTGTAATGTTGACCTCAAGAAAGATGGCCCCACGGTGGTTGAAATCCCGCCGCAGGTCTTGGGGATGGCCAACGATGCCTATTTCCGGTATATCGTCGATTTTGGCATGGCTGGTCCGGATCAGGGGCGAGGGGGCAAATATTTGCTGCTGCCGCCGGATTATGACGGTGACGTGCCCGAAGGTTATTTCGTCGCGCAGTCGCGCACCTACCGGGTTTGGGTGATGGCGCGTGCCAGCCAAACGATCAGCGGCATGGGCGAACAGGCTCTCCAGTGGTATGGCGATCATTGTGCCGTCTACCCGTTCAAGGATGGCTACAGAAGGCCCAATGTCATGAATTGCGGCAGCATGTTCGCAGATACCACCCACCCCCATGATCTCCAGTATTTCGTCAACCTCGACAAGGTGATTCAATACGAGCCGACGGCGGCATTTGCGCCAGAACAGTTGGGGCTGTTGCGATCGCTGGGTATCGAGAAGGGCAAGACCTTTGACCCCGACGAGCGCATGAAGCAGATCCTCGATACGGCGGCCAAGACGGGTTTGGGGATGGCCAGGGCCATTGCCTATCAATCGCGCGAGCCGGAAGCGCGGGTTTATCCTGACCGCCACTGGGAATACGTCTTCATTGGCGGTAGCCACGAATTCTTGAGGAATGGCGCTAGAAACCTCGATGCCAGAACCTTGTTCCACTTTACGGCCATTTGCGTGACCCCGGCGATGGTGGACAAGGTGGTTGGCGTCGGATCTCAGTACATGAGCGCCTATAAAGATGCCGATGGAGAGTACCTAGATGGCGGCAAGAACTACCAGCTTCACCTGCCGCCCAACATCCCCGTCAACAACTTCTGGTCGGTGACCCTGTACGACCCTGGCACGCGATCGCTGCTACAAACCGACCAACGCAAACCGAGTGTCAACAGCTTTGATCAGCCGGAACAGAACCCTGACGGTTCCTATGACCTCTATTTTGGCCCTAGCGCACCAGCAGGCAAGGAAAGGAACTGGGTCCAGACGGTTCCTGGCAAGGGTTGGTTCACTTACATTCGCCTGTACGGCCCGCTGGAGCCTTTCTTCGAGCAGACCTGGAAGCCCGACGACATCGTGAAAATCTAA
- a CDS encoding efflux RND transporter periplasmic adaptor subunit: MPLVSCQQQAPQATAPTAVPVRLKVLETSDVAESSEYVGRLESVERVELRPETQGRIAEVRVRAGDRVAQGATILTIQPAQTAPQLEGAQAAVSAAQANRNVAVQQLRNAEKGAEIARSELASAQASQKLAKTNFDRAQFLLSQGAIGKFDYDRARTEMEVSGNRVRSAQERVGQAEVAIKQAQAAVGQAEAGVRQAQSQVSAAEVNVGFKQVTAPIAGVIGEIFVKPGDLVSSAQTITNIIQNDALELRMSVPANRLSQLRTGLTVELIDPNSRDRISTGQVSFISPSVDQAAQAVLVKAVFPNSNDKLRNGQSVEGRIIWDRGTGLLIPTTAVLQMSGKSFAYVAETDKSDGKEQKVARMRPVELGDIQQQSYQVLNGLKPGESLIVSGILRLRDGVPIKPET; the protein is encoded by the coding sequence ATGCCGCTAGTATCCTGCCAGCAACAGGCACCTCAAGCCACCGCGCCAACCGCCGTACCCGTCAGGTTAAAAGTCTTAGAAACGAGTGATGTGGCCGAGAGTTCCGAGTATGTGGGGCGGCTGGAATCGGTGGAACGGGTTGAACTGCGACCGGAGACTCAGGGCCGTATTGCCGAAGTGCGGGTGCGAGCGGGCGATCGCGTCGCTCAGGGAGCCACCATCCTCACGATTCAACCGGCCCAGACAGCACCCCAGTTGGAAGGTGCCCAGGCGGCGGTGAGTGCGGCCCAGGCCAACCGGAATGTGGCGGTGCAACAACTGCGGAATGCTGAAAAAGGTGCTGAAATCGCCCGCAGTGAACTGGCCAGCGCTCAGGCCAGTCAGAAGTTAGCGAAAACCAACTTCGATCGCGCCCAATTTCTGCTCAGTCAGGGGGCGATCGGCAAGTTTGACTATGATCGCGCCCGCACCGAAATGGAAGTCAGTGGTAATCGAGTGCGATCGGCTCAGGAACGAGTTGGACAGGCAGAAGTTGCGATTAAGCAAGCCCAGGCCGCGGTGGGTCAGGCTGAGGCCGGAGTGCGGCAGGCCCAATCTCAGGTATCAGCGGCGGAAGTGAACGTCGGGTTTAAGCAGGTGACGGCACCGATTGCTGGGGTGATTGGCGAAATCTTTGTTAAGCCGGGGGATCTGGTATCCAGTGCTCAGACGATTACCAACATTATTCAGAATGATGCTCTGGAGTTACGGATGTCGGTTCCCGCGAATCGCCTGAGCCAGTTGCGGACGGGGTTAACCGTAGAATTGATTGATCCCAATAGCCGCGATCGCATCAGTACTGGACAGGTGAGTTTCATTTCACCCTCGGTTGACCAAGCGGCTCAGGCGGTGCTGGTCAAAGCGGTGTTCCCGAATAGCAACGATAAGTTGCGCAATGGCCAATCCGTAGAAGGCCGCATTATCTGGGATCGCGGTACCGGACTGTTGATTCCCACCACGGCGGTGTTGCAGATGAGCGGCAAGAGTTTTGCCTACGTCGCCGAAACGGACAAATCTGACGGCAAAGAGCAGAAGGTAGCTCGTATGCGTCCTGTGGAGTTAGGAGACATCCAGCAGCAAAGCTATCAGGTCTTGAATGGTTTAAAACCTGGAGAATCCCTGATCGTATCGGGCATTTTACGGCTCCGCGACGGTGTGCCCATTAAACCGGAAACTTAA
- a CDS encoding YqhA family protein: MNRLLLSSRYLVNLAVIAALVGAAAILVYGVIVLGHLMIELISARNFTREAIKTITLSFIQLIDLLFLGVALYIIALGLYHLFIDTSLRLPHWLKIEDFEELKIILMSVVIVILAVNFTGIVVNWDGSAAILNMGLAIAAVIIGLGLILYVRVTSHHHSEAGDRSESQQSLEDHS; the protein is encoded by the coding sequence ATGAATCGTCTTTTACTCAGCAGTCGTTATCTGGTCAATCTGGCTGTGATCGCGGCCCTGGTTGGAGCGGCTGCTATTCTGGTCTATGGGGTAATTGTATTAGGGCATCTCATGATTGAGTTAATCAGTGCCCGTAACTTTACTAGAGAGGCAATTAAGACGATTACGCTGAGTTTTATTCAGCTCATTGATCTATTGTTTCTGGGAGTTGCGCTGTATATTATCGCGCTGGGTCTTTACCATCTGTTTATTGATACGTCTCTGCGTCTGCCCCACTGGCTCAAGATTGAAGATTTTGAAGAGTTAAAAATTATCCTGATGAGTGTTGTCATCGTCATTCTGGCGGTGAACTTTACGGGCATTGTGGTGAATTGGGATGGCAGTGCCGCAATTTTGAATATGGGACTGGCGATCGCGGCAGTCATCATCGGGCTGGGGCTAATCCTGTACGTGCGCGTCACCTCCCATCATCATTCCGAAGCCGGGGATAGGTCTGAGTCGCAACAATCTCTAGAGGATCATTCCTAG
- a CDS encoding IS1 family transposase, which yields MDLFSQNCPCCDSAEVHAHTRYTTQSNGTRTIHHCRRCDSYFSDTFATAIAGLRTPLSRIIEVLKARTEGQGLNATARVFGVSKKSIIDWEWRLSELKPTLLLYGLIHQFLSLVIEGDELYTKVHHNTPASDSEGWTIVLMERRSRFLWELDCGSKDEQLFEAALSLLCEVIDQTQDLTLLSDGERRYGKILFAICHEVIHNGQPGRPKKRLPKGVRVRLKNKGARKRSGRKRPKYQAPVAEHPETDSKIDNHQIHANHVEAFNASLRRRNSAFRRKTNMYAKSRDNLQRTLDVQWLVHNFVRVHFTTKVVPAVKLGILEIGISWLQLFTIRYAL from the coding sequence ATGGATTTATTTTCCCAAAATTGCCCGTGCTGTGACAGTGCTGAAGTCCACGCTCACACCCGTTATACAACCCAGAGCAATGGAACTCGCACGATTCATCATTGTCGCCGTTGTGATAGCTATTTCAGTGATACCTTTGCCACGGCGATTGCTGGCTTAAGAACCCCGTTGAGTCGCATTATCGAGGTGTTGAAAGCCAGAACGGAGGGACAAGGTCTCAATGCCACAGCACGAGTATTTGGAGTATCCAAGAAGAGCATCATCGATTGGGAGTGGCGATTGTCCGAATTGAAACCCACCTTGCTGTTGTATGGGTTGATCCATCAGTTTCTGAGTCTGGTGATTGAGGGCGATGAGTTGTATACCAAAGTGCATCATAATACCCCGGCCAGTGACTCAGAAGGTTGGACTATTGTGCTGATGGAGCGCAGGAGTCGCTTTTTGTGGGAACTCGATTGTGGCAGCAAGGATGAACAGTTGTTTGAAGCCGCCTTATCCCTGTTGTGCGAGGTGATTGACCAAACGCAAGACCTGACGTTGCTCAGTGATGGGGAACGGCGCTATGGCAAAATCTTATTTGCCATTTGTCATGAAGTGATTCACAATGGACAACCCGGTAGACCCAAGAAACGACTGCCCAAAGGTGTGCGGGTACGCCTGAAGAATAAAGGGGCAAGGAAACGTTCTGGTCGTAAACGTCCCAAGTACCAAGCCCCCGTTGCTGAACATCCAGAGACAGATTCTAAGATTGACAACCACCAGATTCATGCCAACCATGTGGAGGCCTTTAATGCCTCTCTAAGACGACGCAACTCGGCTTTTCGTCGTAAAACCAATATGTATGCCAAAAGCCGAGATAACTTACAGAGAACTTTAGATGTGCAATGGTTAGTTCACAACTTTGTCCGGGTTCATTTCACAACGAAAGTTGTTCCTGCGGTGAAACTAGGAATTCTAGAAATTGGGATATCTTGGTTGCAACTGTTTACGATTCGCTATGCCTTATAA
- a CDS encoding LURP-one-related/scramblase family protein: MFDRAKERREQRRTEREVFGIRGTATRYRMRQNLIAIGDNFWIENDRGERTFKVDGKLLRVRDTLYFEDMQGNKLCKLQQKLLTIRDTMTVESDKGESLATIKKALISPIRNRWTVKIGDGPDLDVKGNILDFEYEIGDGDRKVAEISKKWFRIADTYGVQIEPSQNDLLILAITVAIDMMTHA, translated from the coding sequence ATGTTCGATCGAGCTAAAGAACGGCGGGAACAGCGTCGCACAGAACGGGAGGTATTCGGAATTCGGGGAACTGCCACTCGCTACCGGATGCGGCAGAACTTGATTGCCATTGGGGATAACTTTTGGATTGAAAATGACCGGGGGGAACGCACCTTTAAGGTGGATGGCAAACTGCTTCGCGTTCGAGACACCCTTTATTTCGAGGATATGCAGGGCAACAAACTATGTAAATTGCAGCAAAAACTACTCACCATCCGGGATACGATGACGGTCGAGAGCGACAAGGGTGAGAGTTTAGCCACTATCAAGAAGGCATTGATTTCGCCGATACGAAATCGCTGGACGGTCAAAATCGGCGACGGGCCTGACCTGGACGTTAAGGGAAATATTCTGGATTTTGAGTATGAGATCGGTGACGGCGATCGCAAGGTAGCAGAGATTTCCAAGAAGTGGTTTCGGATTGCGGATACCTATGGCGTGCAGATTGAGCCGTCCCAGAACGACCTGCTGATTCTGGCCATAACGGTGGCGATCGATATGATGACCCATGCCTGA
- a CDS encoding DUF1254 domain-containing protein: MDTFVITPNTDTPYFYLWVDLPRQSPLL, encoded by the coding sequence ATTGACACGTTCGTTATCACCCCCAACACCGACACGCCCTACTTCTATCTCTGGGTCGATCTGCCGAGGCAAAGCCCGCTTCTGTAA
- a CDS encoding SulP family inorganic anion transporter, protein MKNPILRRQFFNPATIPEDLSAGLVLGIQSIPDGLATGLLALVNPVYGLYSYMTGVFIGAFFTSSVFISVQATSAMALIIADVPEVTPATDPNIPLFTLAVLTGVIMLAAGLFKLGRLVRFVPNSVMVGFVNAVALLIILGQLDNLTGYQSTGPNRVVRTFDLLRHLDQMHRPTLAIGVLTIILILTLERTRLNALGMVVAIFFASLIVPLAGADQVALARYVADIPNSLPTPMLPSLALVPVLLIPALSLAFVGLVQGAGISASVPNPDGSTPDASGDFVGQGVAGIVAGLFQGMPVASSMSATSLVIAAGARSRLANIFAGVVIALSIVFFGRLVGAIAMPALAGLLIVIGFRTFKLSQMTGVWKTGLTQQIVMLLTFIACLLMPLQYAVLIGVGLAVLLYVIQQSNRVQVVAWRVEPGQYPLEVEPPKEVPGGQVTILVPYGSLFFAAAPVFNEQLPMVTENSRHAVVILRLRGETELGSTFLDVLSRYSEALRSQESLLMLVGVAPSVRRQLERTGVLRSLGHENVFLSDSLIGQGLEEAVDAAESWIAARSVP, encoded by the coding sequence ATGAAGAACCCTATTCTACGGCGACAATTCTTCAATCCCGCCACAATCCCCGAAGACCTCAGTGCTGGGCTGGTGCTGGGTATTCAGAGCATTCCCGATGGGCTGGCCACTGGCTTGCTCGCCCTGGTCAACCCAGTCTACGGGCTATATAGCTACATGACTGGGGTTTTCATCGGTGCTTTCTTTACCAGTTCGGTCTTCATCTCCGTCCAGGCGACCAGCGCGATGGCGTTGATTATCGCCGATGTACCCGAGGTGACGCCGGCCACCGACCCCAATATCCCTTTGTTTACCCTGGCGGTGCTGACTGGGGTGATCATGCTGGCGGCGGGACTGTTCAAGCTCGGCAGGTTGGTGCGTTTCGTTCCCAACTCAGTCATGGTTGGCTTCGTCAATGCTGTTGCGCTGCTGATCATCCTGGGGCAACTCGACAACTTGACGGGCTACCAGAGCACAGGGCCAAACCGCGTGGTCAGAACCTTCGATCTCCTGCGCCACCTCGACCAGATGCACCGACCGACCCTGGCAATCGGTGTCCTGACGATCATCCTGATTCTGACCCTGGAGCGGACCCGACTGAATGCTTTGGGCATGGTGGTTGCCATCTTCTTCGCCTCGTTGATCGTGCCCCTGGCGGGCGCGGATCAAGTGGCTCTGGCCCGATATGTGGCAGACATTCCCAACTCACTGCCGACTCCCATGCTGCCGTCCCTTGCCCTCGTGCCTGTCCTGCTCATCCCTGCCTTGTCCCTGGCGTTCGTGGGGTTGGTGCAGGGTGCGGGCATTAGCGCCTCTGTTCCCAACCCCGACGGTAGCACTCCCGATGCGTCGGGCGACTTCGTTGGACAGGGGGTGGCAGGGATCGTCGCTGGGCTGTTTCAGGGAATGCCAGTCGCTTCCTCGATGTCAGCGACATCGCTGGTGATTGCGGCGGGTGCTCGATCGCGTCTGGCTAATATCTTTGCTGGTGTCGTGATTGCCCTCAGCATTGTGTTTTTCGGACGGCTGGTGGGAGCGATCGCCATGCCCGCTTTGGCTGGACTCCTGATTGTCATTGGCTTCCGCACATTTAAACTCAGCCAGATGACCGGCGTCTGGAAGACTGGCTTAACCCAGCAAATTGTGATGCTGCTCACGTTTATTGCCTGCTTGCTGATGCCGCTGCAATACGCGGTGCTGATCGGCGTTGGGCTGGCGGTGCTGTTGTACGTGATTCAACAGTCAAACCGGGTGCAGGTGGTTGCCTGGCGCGTGGAGCCGGGGCAGTATCCACTGGAAGTCGAGCCACCTAAAGAGGTGCCCGGTGGGCAGGTAACCATTCTGGTGCCCTATGGCAGTCTGTTCTTTGCAGCGGCACCAGTGTTCAATGAACAGCTACCGATGGTGACGGAGAACTCGCGCCACGCGGTGGTGATCCTGAGGTTGCGGGGTGAGACAGAGCTAGGTAGCACCTTCCTGGATGTGCTCAGCCGCTACAGCGAGGCTTTGCGTAGCCAGGAGAGCCTGCTGATGCTAGTAGGTGTGGCCCCGTCCGTGCGGCGGCAACTGGAGCGGACGGGGGTGCTGCGATCGCTGGGCCACGAGAATGTGTTCCTATCCGACTCGCTCATCGGTCAGGGGCTTGAAGAGGCGGTGGATGCCGCTGAGTCCTGGATCGCAGCGCGGTCAGTACCGTGA
- a CDS encoding DUF1214 domain-containing protein gives MLTTAPRRPTCGHGQPFPSLGSRDNPVQNADGSTDLYLGPVAPQGKEKNWLATVPGRGYFAILRLYGPTEPALTKTWVPGDFEKMA, from the coding sequence CTGCTTACCACCGCGCCACGCAGACCTACCTGTGGGCATGGCCAGCCCTTTCCCTCGCTGGGATCGCGTGACAATCCGGTGCAGAACGCCGACGGCAGCACCGACCTCTACCTGGGGCCAGTCGCCCCGCAGGGCAAGGAGAAGAACTGGCTTGCCACGGTGCCCGGAAGAGGATACTTCGCCATTCTGCGGCTCTACGGGCCGACCGAACCCGCTCTCACGAAGACCTGGGTGCCGGGTGATTTCGAGAAGATGGCGTGA
- a CDS encoding Uma2 family endonuclease — MRLLEDLSQRWQLEDPEERRTISNVTWAQYEGLLDQLGDSLAYRVNYLDGVLEIVAPSRRHETGKTRIGTLLEIYFLETDVEYFPMGSTTFRKAANQVGIEPDESYCLGTEKEFPDLVIEVIVTSGGSDRLERFRRLGVQEVWFWQSDRFLIYRLRDDTATEFSQTFGYELIHQSELLPDLDVNLLSECVQNPNPLAAAKAFRQGIAPATRNQDFATD; from the coding sequence ATGCGATTGCTCGAAGATTTATCGCAGCGCTGGCAACTGGAAGATCCGGAAGAACGGCGGACGATTTCGAATGTGACCTGGGCACAGTACGAGGGGTTGTTAGACCAATTGGGAGATAGTCTAGCCTATCGAGTGAACTATCTGGATGGAGTGTTGGAAATTGTGGCACCGAGTCGGCGACATGAAACGGGAAAAACACGCATTGGCACCTTACTGGAAATCTATTTTCTGGAAACTGATGTGGAGTATTTCCCAATGGGTTCCACTACATTTCGTAAAGCGGCAAACCAGGTAGGGATAGAACCGGATGAAAGCTACTGCCTGGGGACAGAGAAGGAATTTCCTGACCTGGTGATTGAAGTCATTGTCACCAGTGGCGGCAGCGATCGCCTGGAACGGTTTCGCCGCTTAGGAGTCCAGGAGGTGTGGTTCTGGCAATCCGATCGCTTCCTGATTTACCGTCTGCGCGATGATACCGCAACCGAGTTTAGTCAAACCTTTGGCTATGAATTGATCCATCAAAGTGAACTCCTTCCTGATTTAGATGTGAACTTATTGAGTGAGTGTGTGCAGAATCCCAATCCGTTAGCGGCAGCCAAAGCCTTTCGTCAGGGCATAGCACCCGCAACACGAAACCAGGATTTCGCAACGGATTGA
- a CDS encoding DUF1254 domain-containing protein — MLYWSRLLDWKTQTLTPNTDVIYFTPYFDTKEVGPIVLEIPPPTSIFSYL; from the coding sequence ATGCTCTATTGGTCGCGCTTGCTCGATTGGAAGACCCAGACACTCACGCCCAACACCGATGTCATCTATTTCACGCCCTACTTTGATACGAAAGAGGTGGGGCCGATTGTGCTGGAGATCCCCCCGCCAACCTCAATATTCTCGTATTTGTAG
- a CDS encoding alkyl/aryl-sulfatase: MPSSFTIELQNGSRKTLPFQDKQDFEEAKKGFIAAPPYKQIMAEAGNVAWDMGSYEFLLRGFDSVLDSIHPSLQRQAILNMAYGLYEVLPDKIYQVRGFDLANMTIIKGNTGWILFDVLTCKETAKAALELVNEHLGERPVVAVVYSHSHVDHFGGVRGVVDEADVKSGKVQILAPVGFMEHAIAENVYTGNAMVRRSYFQYGLLLPRSPFGHVDQSIGKNVAAGNTGLIEPTRYITQDIEELTLDGVRMVFQNTPGTEAPAEMNTYFPDWKAFWAAENICGTIHNIYTLRGALVRDALEWSKKISEALYLFGQEAEVMFASHSWPRWGNDRIQDVMRTQRDTYAHLHNEVLHKANQGVTINEIHNVYKQPESLRQQWAAHSYHGSEEHNSRAVINRYLGYWDANPATLIPLSPSESAPLYVEMMGGAKKILTKAKELYDQGKYREAMEILNKLVYAEPQNQTAKDLLADVFEQIGYQKESPSVRNSFLAAAYELRNGFPSGVTARSVTPDTVRAMSTELLLDFLGIRLDSQKAIGMKFTINLLTPDNGEKFVVEMSNSTLTNIKGFQAENPDLTIIINRSDLELIMAGLTTFPALMAEGKASLEGNLTVFEQLRSLLVEFTPDFEIMPGTHPEKAAIASGKDAFAQSQPADTSGG; encoded by the coding sequence ATGCCGTCTTCATTTACCATTGAGTTGCAAAATGGTTCACGAAAAACTCTGCCGTTTCAGGATAAGCAGGATTTTGAGGAAGCGAAAAAAGGCTTCATTGCCGCTCCTCCTTACAAACAGATTATGGCGGAAGCGGGTAATGTGGCCTGGGATATGGGCAGTTATGAGTTCCTGTTGCGCGGTTTTGATAGTGTGCTCGATAGTATTCATCCCTCACTCCAGCGGCAGGCCATTTTGAATATGGCCTACGGACTGTATGAAGTTCTGCCCGACAAGATTTATCAGGTACGCGGGTTTGACCTGGCCAATATGACGATCATTAAGGGCAATACGGGCTGGATTCTATTTGATGTGCTGACCTGTAAGGAAACTGCAAAAGCTGCCCTAGAACTGGTCAATGAGCATCTGGGGGAACGTCCGGTCGTTGCCGTTGTCTATTCCCACTCCCATGTGGATCATTTCGGCGGGGTGCGCGGGGTGGTAGATGAGGCCGATGTGAAAAGCGGCAAGGTGCAGATTCTTGCTCCGGTCGGCTTCATGGAACACGCGATCGCGGAAAATGTGTATACTGGCAATGCCATGGTCCGTCGCTCATACTTTCAGTACGGGTTACTCTTGCCGCGCAGTCCTTTTGGTCACGTGGATCAGTCCATTGGTAAGAATGTTGCAGCAGGCAATACAGGGCTGATTGAACCGACTCGATATATCACTCAGGATATTGAAGAACTGACCCTTGATGGTGTCCGCATGGTGTTTCAAAACACTCCCGGCACTGAAGCCCCTGCTGAGATGAACACCTACTTCCCAGACTGGAAGGCATTCTGGGCTGCAGAAAACATCTGCGGCACGATCCATAACATTTACACGCTGCGGGGAGCGCTGGTGCGAGATGCCCTGGAGTGGTCGAAGAAAATCAGTGAAGCCCTCTACCTGTTTGGGCAGGAAGCCGAGGTGATGTTTGCCTCCCATAGCTGGCCCCGCTGGGGAAATGACCGGATTCAGGACGTCATGCGAACCCAGCGCGATACCTATGCCCATCTGCATAACGAGGTGCTGCACAAGGCCAATCAGGGTGTCACCATCAATGAAATCCACAATGTTTACAAGCAGCCCGAAAGTTTGCGGCAACAGTGGGCTGCCCACAGCTACCACGGTTCTGAAGAACATAATAGCCGTGCCGTGATTAACCGCTACCTGGGCTACTGGGATGCCAACCCCGCCACCCTGATTCCGCTCTCACCCAGCGAATCGGCTCCGCTGTATGTTGAGATGATGGGGGGTGCAAAAAAGATCCTGACAAAAGCGAAGGAACTGTACGACCAGGGCAAATACCGGGAAGCGATGGAAATCCTCAACAAGCTGGTCTATGCCGAACCCCAGAACCAGACTGCCAAAGACCTGCTGGCAGATGTGTTTGAGCAGATCGGCTATCAGAAAGAAAGCCCCAGTGTGCGCAACAGCTTTCTGGCCGCCGCTTACGAGCTACGGAACGGTTTCCCGAGTGGGGTGACGGCAAGGTCGGTGACGCCAGACACAGTTCGCGCCATGTCAACGGAACTTTTGCTCGACTTTCTGGGTATTCGCCTGGATAGCCAGAAGGCTATCGGGATGAAATTCACTATTAACTTACTCACCCCTGACAATGGTGAGAAGTTTGTGGTGGAAATGAGTAACTCAACGCTCACGAATATCAAGGGATTTCAGGCAGAAAATCCTGACCTTACCATTATCATCAACCGCAGTGACCTGGAGTTAATCATGGCTGGGTTGACTACATTCCCGGCTCTGATGGCTGAAGGTAAGGCCAGTTTAGAGGGTAATCTCACGGTTTTCGAGCAACTCCGGAGCCTCTTGGTTGAGTTCACGCCAGATTTTGAGATCATGCCCGGAACCCATCCTGAAAAAGCAGCGATCGCCTCTGGGAAAGACGCTTTTGCCCAGTCTCAGCCAGCCGATACATCCGGTGGCTAG